One segment of Triticum dicoccoides isolate Atlit2015 ecotype Zavitan unplaced genomic scaffold, WEW_v2.0 scaffold137800, whole genome shotgun sequence DNA contains the following:
- the LOC119343699 gene encoding mavicyanin-like has product MAATRTILPAVAVMTVLSTASAAIYNVGEPGGAWDLSTNYGTWASSRKFQTSDQIVFKYSPQAHDVLEVSKADYDSCTTASPVTTLNSGNDVVTLIATGTRYFICSFPDHCAGGMKVKIDVMPGSSSSPAPASGPNASNAAPPTPVSAATNVEAMGLGLVVLLAIAGLMA; this is encoded by the coding sequence ATGGCTGCCACCAGAACCATTCTTCCCGCCGTTGCCGTGATGACCGTCCTAAGCACAGCGTCTGCAGCAATCTACAACGTGGGCGAGCCGGGCGGCGCATGGGACCTCAGCACCAACTACGGCACTTGGGCGTCCTCTAGGAAGTTCCAAACCAGCGATCAGATCGTCTTCAAGtactcccctcaggcacacgatgtCCTTGAAGTCAGCAAGGCAGACTACGACTCCTGCACCACCGCTAGCCCGGTCACCACCCTCAACTCCGGGAATGATGTTGTCACTCTCATCGCCACCGGCACCCGCTACTTCATCTGCAGTTTCCCTGACCATTGCGCGGGCGGCATGAAGGTCAAGATCGATGTCATGCCAGGCTCCTCTTCATCACCCGCACCGGCCAGCGGTCCAAATGCAAGCAACGCTGCCCCGCCAACACCTGTCTCCGCTGCAACCAATGTGGAGGCCATGGGGCTTGGCCtcgttgttttgcttgccattgccGGCCTCATGGCTTGA